In the genome of Cryptomeria japonica chromosome 8, Sugi_1.0, whole genome shotgun sequence, one region contains:
- the LOC131048406 gene encoding uncharacterized protein LOC131048406 codes for MSLSSSLTMSSTECKEGEDKNFRSQCSGKREASKGSGKKRCRASRVTPTIVVTTDVSTFRAKVQKFTGMQCLSNENSSEIAPNPTAPAPLKPMAKRPLDQILPGTSSSYDNFNNTSFCPPTNFTFPSMGSNMSLPSFSFQPLFQQQQPPQPPSNNGLFSLHPFFNTLTANMNNTRSS; via the coding sequence ATGTCTTTATCTTCGTCTCTTACAATGAGCTCCACAGAGTGTAAAGAGGGAGAAGATAAAAATTTCAGGTCTCAATGTAGTGGCAAAAGAGAGGCTTCAAAGGGATCAGGGAAGAAGCGATGCAGAGCATCTAGGGTTACTCCGACTATTGTGGTGACCACAGATGTTTCGACTTTCAGAGCAAAGGTACAGAAATTCACAGGAATGCAGTGTTTGTCTAATGAGAATAGTAGTGAAATAGCACCAAATCCCACTGCCCCAGCACCCCTTAAGCCCATGGCCAAGCGCCCTCTTGATCAGATTTTGCCTGGTACAAGTTCTAGTTATGACAATTTCAATAATACAAGTTTCTGTCCCCCCACTAATTTCACTTTTCCTTCTATGGGTTCCAACATGTCTTTACCCAGTTTTTCCTTCCAACCTCTCTTTCAACAGCAGCAGCCGCCACAGCCGCCTTCTAACAATGGCCTGTTCTCTTTGCATCCTTTCTTTAACACCCTTACTGCGAATATGAATAATACACGGTCTAGTTAA